In Zea mays cultivar B73 chromosome 7, Zm-B73-REFERENCE-NAM-5.0, whole genome shotgun sequence, the following proteins share a genomic window:
- the LOC100283449 gene encoding beta alanine synthase 1 has translation MATSNGSGVAQGEEGKTPPPAGSIGGYESLHRLLEANLSPDLFQEASRLLLGLNCARPLEAISLPDATTTLAETHSFDLQAFRFSADKEFLRQSRVVRVGLIQNSIAVPTTCHFADQKKAIMDKIKPLIDAAGASGVNIMCLQEAWTMPFAFCTREKRWCEFAEPVDGESTQFLQELAQKYNMVIVSPILERDINHGETIWNTAVVIGNNGNIIGIHRKNHIPRVGDFNESTYYMEGNTGHPVFETAYGKIGVNICYGRHHPLNWLAFGLNGAEIVFNPSATVGELSEPMWPIEARNAAIANSYFVGSINRVGTEVFPNPFTSGDGKPQHADFGHFYGSSHFSAPDASCTPSLSRYRDGLIISDMDLNLCRQIKDKWAFRMTARYEMYASLLSEYLKPDFKPQVIVDPLINKKA, from the exons ATGGCGACCAGCAACGGCTCAGGGGTCGCGCAGGGGGAGGAGGGGAAGACGCCACCGCCTGCGGGGTCGATCGGCGGGTACGAGTCCCTGCACAGGCTCCTGGAGGCCAACCTTTCCCCCGATCTATTCCAG GAAGCAAGTCGATTGCTGCTGGGACTGAATTGTGCACGACCTCTTGAGGCTATCTCACTGCCTGACGCCACAACCACTCTTGCGGAAACACACAGTTTTGATTTGCAG GCATTCCGTTTTAGTGCAGACAAAGAGTTTCTGAGGCAATCAAGAGTTGTTCGAGTAGGTCTAATTCAGAACTCAATTGCTGTTCCCACTACTTGTCACTTTGCTGACCAAAAGAAGGCAATCATGGACAAAATAAAACCTCTAATTGATGCAGCCGGCGCTTCTGGTGTCAATATTATGTGCTTACAA GAAGCCTGGACAATGCCTTTTGCCTTCTGCACACGCGAGAAAAGATGGTGTGAATTTGCTGAACCAGTTGATGGAGAATCTACTCAATTCCTTCAGGAACTTGCACAGAAGTATAACATGGTAATAGTGAGCCCAATCCTTGAAAGGGATATAAACCATGGGGAGACTATTTGGAATACTGCTGTTGTTATTGGAAACAACGGCAACATAATTGGCATTCATCGAAAG AATCACATTCCAAGAGTTGGTGATTTCAATGAGAGCACATACTACATGGAGGGTAACACTGGGCATCCAGTGTTTGAAACAGCTTATGGCAAAATAGGAGTGAACATTTGTTATGGAAGACATCATCCCCTTAATTGGCTTGCGTTTGGTCTCAATGGAGCTGAAATAGTGTTCAACCCATCTGCGACTGTTGGTGAACTGAGTGAACCAATGTGGCCCATTGAG GCAAGGAACGCCGCAATTGCAAACAGCTACTTCGTTGGATCAATTAATCGGGTTGGCACAGAAGTGTTCCCTAATCCTTTCACATCCGGTGATGGGAAACCGCAACACGCAGACTTTGGCCATTTCTATGGATCTAGCCATTTCTCAGCACCTGATGCCTCCTGCACCCCATCTCTATCACGCTACCGAGATGGCTTGATCATCTCCGATATGGACCTCAACCTATGCCGCCAGATCAAAGACAAGTGGGCCTTCCGCATGACTGCTCGCTATGAGATGTATGCATCCTTGCTCTCAGAGTACTTGAAGCCAGATTTCAAACCTCAAGTCATTGTTGATCCCTTGATTAATAAGAAGGCATAA